The following are encoded together in the Adhaeribacter arboris genome:
- a CDS encoding GAF domain-containing protein gives MAESVIVDSNLTKAEKYETLLPQIEALVTGEIDLIANLANVMAALKFGLHFFWVGAYLVKEGELVLGPFQGPVACTRIAFNQGVCGACYTRRETILVPDVEAFPGHIACSSASKSEIVVPVFKNNEVVMVLDVDSDQLTDFDETDKVYLERLADLMGNWF, from the coding sequence ATGGCCGAAAGCGTAATTGTTGATTCAAATTTAACGAAAGCAGAAAAGTACGAAACCTTACTACCGCAAATAGAAGCTTTAGTAACCGGCGAAATTGATTTAATTGCCAACCTGGCTAACGTAATGGCAGCCTTAAAATTCGGGTTACATTTTTTCTGGGTAGGCGCTTACCTGGTTAAAGAAGGCGAATTAGTATTGGGACCGTTTCAAGGGCCGGTAGCCTGTACGCGCATTGCTTTTAACCAAGGCGTTTGCGGCGCCTGTTACACCCGCCGCGAAACTATTCTGGTGCCCGATGTAGAAGCTTTTCCGGGCCATATTGCCTGCAGTTCCGCTTCAAAATCGGAGATTGTAGTACCGGTATTTAAAAATAACGAAGTAGTCATGGTACTCGATGTAGACAGCGATCAATTAACCGATTTCGATGAAACGGATAAGGTATATCTGGAACGGTTAGCAGATTTAATGGGGAATTGGTTTTGA
- a CDS encoding Gfo/Idh/MocA family protein yields the protein MAEKKLGWALVGLGKFATQQLIPAFPNCKKSKLVALVSGSPEKAQQIAAENDIHPENIYDYQNFDRIKDNPAVDVIYIVLPNSMHAEYTIRAAQAGKHVMSEKPMATSVADCQKMIDACQKANKKLMIAYRAQYEPFNLKSMELIKSGQIGKLRFLTSDHGRMLDPEQPEDKWRANKELAGGGSLMDIGVYSLNAMRYLTGEEPVEISAMIHSDPNDARFKEVEETVAFTLRFPSGVLANCSSSYGYEGVKRFQAFGSKGSLILDPATDYYEHNLELKLEDGKHEVKVQEENHFAAEMDHLSECILENKTLKTPGEEGLRDVKYMMAIYEAAKQGKPVKV from the coding sequence ATGGCAGAAAAGAAGTTAGGCTGGGCACTCGTTGGGTTGGGTAAATTTGCGACTCAGCAATTAATTCCGGCATTTCCCAATTGTAAGAAATCAAAATTAGTAGCTCTGGTGAGCGGTTCCCCAGAAAAAGCTCAGCAAATCGCGGCTGAAAACGACATTCATCCGGAAAACATTTATGATTACCAGAACTTCGACCGGATTAAAGATAACCCCGCGGTAGATGTTATTTACATTGTGCTGCCCAACAGCATGCACGCCGAATATACCATTCGCGCGGCGCAGGCGGGTAAACACGTAATGAGCGAAAAACCCATGGCTACCAGCGTGGCCGACTGTCAGAAAATGATTGATGCCTGCCAAAAAGCTAACAAAAAGCTCATGATTGCTTACCGGGCGCAATACGAACCGTTCAACTTAAAATCGATGGAACTGATTAAGAGTGGGCAAATTGGCAAATTACGTTTTCTTACTTCCGACCACGGCCGTATGCTGGATCCCGAACAACCCGAAGATAAATGGCGCGCCAACAAAGAACTGGCCGGTGGGGGCTCTTTAATGGATATTGGCGTTTACAGCTTAAATGCCATGCGGTATTTAACCGGCGAAGAACCCGTAGAAATTTCCGCCATGATTCACAGCGACCCGAACGATGCCCGGTTTAAAGAAGTAGAAGAAACAGTAGCTTTTACGTTGCGTTTTCCAAGTGGGGTTTTAGCCAATTGCAGCTCCAGTTACGGGTACGAAGGCGTCAAGCGCTTTCAGGCCTTTGGCTCCAAAGGCTCGCTCATTTTAGACCCGGCTACCGATTACTACGAACACAACCTGGAGCTAAAACTGGAAGACGGTAAGCACGAGGTGAAAGTACAGGAAGAAAATCATTTTGCCGCCGAAATGGATCATTTATCGGAGTGCATTCTGGAAAATAAAACACTCAAAACTCCCGGCGAAGAAGGTTTACGCGATGTGAAATACATGATGGCCATTTACGAAGCTGCAAAACAAGGTAAACCGGTAAAAGTATAA
- the ribD gene encoding bifunctional diaminohydroxyphosphoribosylaminopyrimidine deaminase/5-amino-6-(5-phosphoribosylamino)uracil reductase RibD, whose amino-acid sequence MRFADELYMRRALELAALGHNTTRPNPMVGCVVTYKGKIIGEGWHQKYGEPHAEVNAINSLADKSLLPHCKVYVTLEPCSHYGKTPPCADFLIEHGIRSIFICNTDPNPLVAGRGIRKLLDAGCEVHVGLLEEEGSELNKRFFTFHRHKRPYIILKWAETADGFISRPNGEPTAISGPLAKKLVHKWRTEEQAIMVGTRTALSDNPQLNVREWTGNAPIRIVMDKDLRLPPTLHIFDKKQPTLVYNYERHEHNPNLEYVKITPAADLLEQILPDLYRRTVQSVLVEGGTILLNYFLESNTWDEIRILRSPQQLEAGVKAPALSLCGLTQTATIGDDELFIYRKYP is encoded by the coding sequence ATGAGATTTGCAGATGAATTATACATGCGGCGGGCATTAGAACTGGCTGCTCTCGGCCACAACACTACCCGGCCCAACCCGATGGTTGGCTGTGTGGTAACGTATAAAGGTAAAATTATTGGGGAAGGTTGGCACCAAAAATACGGCGAGCCGCACGCCGAAGTAAATGCCATCAACAGTTTGGCCGATAAAAGTTTACTACCTCATTGTAAAGTATACGTAACCCTGGAGCCTTGTTCGCATTACGGGAAAACGCCTCCCTGCGCCGATTTTTTAATTGAGCACGGCATACGGAGCATCTTTATCTGCAACACCGACCCTAATCCCTTGGTTGCCGGCCGGGGCATTAGGAAGTTATTAGATGCCGGTTGCGAAGTGCACGTGGGCTTATTAGAGGAAGAAGGATCAGAATTAAACAAACGATTTTTCACTTTTCACCGGCACAAGCGACCGTATATTATATTGAAATGGGCCGAAACCGCCGATGGTTTTATCTCCCGGCCCAACGGAGAACCAACCGCTATCAGTGGGCCGCTGGCCAAAAAGTTAGTGCATAAATGGCGCACCGAAGAACAAGCCATAATGGTGGGTACTCGTACGGCTTTATCGGATAATCCCCAATTAAATGTACGTGAGTGGACGGGCAATGCTCCCATCCGGATAGTAATGGATAAAGATTTACGCCTGCCGCCTACCTTGCATATATTCGATAAAAAACAGCCTACTCTGGTTTACAACTACGAACGCCACGAGCATAACCCTAACCTGGAGTACGTAAAAATAACTCCAGCTGCCGATTTACTAGAGCAAATTTTACCTGATTTATACCGGCGAACCGTACAATCGGTGTTAGTAGAGGGCGGTACCATTTTGTTAAATTATTTTCTGGAATCGAATACCTGGGACGAAATCCGGATTTTGCGAAGCCCCCAACAACTGGAAGCCGGCGTGAAAGCCCCTGCCCTATCCCTTTGCGGTTTAACCCAAACGGCAACAATCGGGGACGATGAACTGTTTATTTACCGAAAGTACCCGTAA
- a CDS encoding DUF2911 domain-containing protein, producing the protein MKQLRASLLLGLFLAITTLAFAQQDKAQRVSPPATASGKIGTTQVTINYSSPSVKGRKIFGEKEPYGKVWRTGANEATTITFDKDVVIEGQALKAGTYALFTIPNQTEWTVIFNKTAEQWGAFKYDQAQDALRVKVKPMTSKELTERLKFEITPKGKNAGMVTMKWENAQVSFRVKTNDAAA; encoded by the coding sequence ATGAAACAATTAAGAGCAAGCCTGTTACTTGGTTTATTTTTAGCTATTACTACGCTGGCTTTTGCCCAGCAAGATAAGGCCCAACGGGTGAGTCCGCCGGCTACTGCGTCGGGTAAAATTGGTACTACCCAGGTTACCATTAACTATAGTTCTCCTTCGGTAAAAGGCCGGAAAATATTTGGCGAAAAAGAGCCGTATGGCAAAGTATGGCGCACCGGTGCGAACGAGGCTACAACTATCACCTTCGATAAAGATGTAGTGATTGAAGGCCAAGCTCTGAAAGCCGGCACCTACGCCTTGTTCACTATTCCGAACCAAACCGAGTGGACCGTAATTTTTAATAAAACCGCTGAACAATGGGGAGCTTTTAAATACGACCAGGCGCAGGATGCTTTACGCGTTAAAGTAAAACCGATGACCAGCAAAGAATTGACCGAGCGCCTGAAATTTGAAATTACGCCAAAAGGTAAAAATGCCGGCATGGTTACCATGAAATGGGAAAATGCGCAAGTATCTTTCCGCGTTAAAACCAACGACGCAGCGGCATAA
- a CDS encoding nucleotide sugar dehydrogenase yields the protein MYDKLVKKEATLAVIGLGYVGLPIALEFAKKLKVIGFDIHAGRVEMMRNHVDPSGELAAEDFAGCDITFTHELAVLREATFFIVAVPTPIDAHALPDLKPLIGASISVGKVLKPGDYVVFESTVYPGCTEEDCIPILERESGLKFKQDFKVGYSPERINPGDKEHTLATIVKVVSGCDEESLENISKTYELVVKAGVHRASSIKVAEAAKIIENTQRDVNIALMNELSLIFDRVGINTFEVLEAAGTKWNFLKFFPGLVGGHCIGVDPYYLTYKAKALGYDAKVILSGRTINDGMGAYVANKLVKLMIKQGKSISKAKILVMGATFKENVEDIRNSKVADIINELKSFSVQVEVVDPYADSQELQHEYGYGLVEKPANDYDAVIVAVGHRDYLNLDDAYFKEITNGNAVLVDIKGLYRNKIKSLEYWSL from the coding sequence ATGTACGATAAGTTAGTAAAGAAAGAAGCTACTTTGGCGGTAATTGGGTTGGGCTACGTTGGCTTGCCCATTGCGTTAGAGTTTGCGAAAAAGTTAAAAGTAATTGGATTCGATATTCACGCGGGGCGCGTTGAAATGATGCGCAACCACGTGGACCCCAGCGGCGAGCTCGCAGCCGAAGATTTTGCAGGCTGCGATATTACTTTTACCCATGAGTTGGCGGTTTTGCGCGAGGCTACTTTTTTTATTGTGGCCGTTCCTACCCCCATTGATGCCCATGCCTTACCGGATTTGAAACCGCTTATCGGCGCTTCTATCTCCGTGGGCAAAGTGTTAAAACCCGGCGATTACGTGGTATTCGAGTCCACGGTTTACCCGGGCTGTACCGAAGAAGATTGTATTCCAATTCTGGAGCGCGAATCAGGTTTAAAATTTAAGCAGGATTTTAAAGTAGGCTATTCGCCGGAACGAATTAACCCCGGTGATAAAGAACATACCCTGGCAACTATCGTGAAAGTAGTATCGGGCTGCGACGAAGAATCGCTGGAAAATATCTCCAAAACCTATGAGCTGGTCGTAAAAGCGGGCGTACACCGGGCTTCTTCCATCAAAGTAGCCGAAGCGGCCAAAATTATTGAAAATACCCAGCGCGACGTAAACATTGCGCTCATGAACGAGCTTTCCTTAATCTTCGACCGGGTCGGGATTAACACTTTTGAAGTGCTCGAAGCGGCCGGTACTAAGTGGAATTTTTTAAAATTTTTTCCGGGCTTAGTGGGTGGCCATTGCATTGGCGTTGATCCGTATTATTTAACCTATAAAGCCAAAGCCTTGGGTTACGATGCCAAAGTAATTCTGAGTGGCCGTACCATTAACGACGGCATGGGAGCCTACGTAGCCAATAAGTTAGTGAAGCTCATGATTAAGCAAGGCAAATCTATTTCGAAAGCCAAAATATTGGTGATGGGCGCCACTTTTAAAGAAAACGTAGAAGATATCCGGAACTCGAAAGTGGCCGATATTATCAACGAGCTTAAAAGTTTTAGCGTGCAGGTAGAAGTAGTCGATCCGTACGCCGACTCGCAGGAACTGCAACACGAATACGGTTACGGATTAGTAGAAAAACCAGCTAATGATTACGACGCCGTTATAGTAGCCGTAGGCCATAGGGATTACCTTAACCTGGACGATGCGTATTTTAAAGAGATTACCAACGGAAACGCCGTATTAGTAGATATTAAAGGCTTGTACCGAAATAAGATAAAGTCTTTAGAGTACTGGAGCCTGTAA
- the galE gene encoding UDP-glucose 4-epimerase GalE: METKGKIVVTGGAGYIGSHAVVELFAAGYEPIIIDNFVNSQQSALEGIQAILHATVKCHPIDCTDIEALRGVFREEGSIVGVIHFAAYKAVGESVKEPLKYYHNNVGSLVALLQVMTEFNVNKLVFSSSCTVYGIPDQLPVTEATPVKKANSPYGNTKQICEDILSDLARSGGSTIYSIALRYFNPIGAHPSAKIGELPLGVPNNLVPFITQTAMGIREKLTVFGTDYDTPDGSNIRDYIHVVDLAKAHVVAVDRLVQNKGEQIEFFNIGTGRGNSVLEVIHTFEKVTGQKLNYVIGSRRPGDVPQIYADVTKSTQELGFKTELGLEEGLKSAWDWEVNLKNSNRQTV; the protein is encoded by the coding sequence TTGGAAACAAAAGGTAAAATAGTAGTAACCGGTGGGGCCGGTTACATTGGGTCGCACGCCGTAGTCGAATTATTCGCAGCGGGTTACGAGCCAATTATCATCGATAACTTTGTCAACTCTCAGCAATCGGCCTTAGAGGGTATTCAAGCCATTCTCCACGCAACGGTGAAATGCCATCCTATCGATTGTACCGATATAGAAGCCTTGCGCGGAGTTTTCCGGGAAGAAGGTAGCATAGTAGGAGTTATTCATTTTGCGGCTTATAAAGCCGTGGGCGAATCGGTAAAAGAACCTTTAAAATATTACCACAACAACGTAGGTTCTTTGGTGGCCTTGTTGCAGGTAATGACGGAATTTAACGTAAATAAACTGGTTTTCTCGTCGTCGTGTACCGTGTATGGCATACCCGATCAGCTACCGGTTACCGAGGCAACACCGGTTAAAAAAGCCAATTCGCCGTACGGTAATACCAAGCAAATCTGCGAAGATATTTTAAGCGATTTAGCGCGTAGCGGGGGCAGTACTATTTACTCGATTGCCTTGCGTTACTTTAACCCTATCGGGGCGCACCCATCGGCCAAAATCGGGGAATTACCGCTCGGCGTTCCTAACAACCTGGTGCCGTTTATTACCCAAACAGCCATGGGCATCCGCGAAAAATTAACCGTATTCGGCACCGATTACGATACACCCGATGGCAGCAATATTCGCGATTATATTCACGTGGTAGATTTAGCTAAGGCCCACGTGGTAGCGGTAGATAGATTGGTGCAAAATAAAGGCGAGCAGATAGAGTTTTTTAATATTGGCACTGGCCGGGGCAATTCGGTACTCGAAGTAATTCATACTTTCGAGAAAGTTACCGGTCAGAAACTTAATTATGTGATTGGCTCGCGGCGCCCCGGCGATGTGCCGCAAATTTACGCCGATGTAACTAAATCTACCCAGGAATTAGGCTTTAAAACCGAGTTAGGATTGGAAGAAGGCCTAAAAAGCGCCTGGGACTGGGAAGTAAACCTAAAAAACAGCAACCGGCAAACGGTATAA
- a CDS encoding SDR family oxidoreductase has translation MYENPFHSQPLNNLSFLVTGGGGFIGSNIVEYLLKYKVGKVRVLDNFSNGFPKNIKAFQDDARFELVEGDIRDPEVCQQACAGMDIVLHQAALGSVPRSIKDPITTNEVNISGFVNILTAAKDQQVKRFVYAASSSTYGDSKALPKVEDKIGRPLSPYAVTKYANELYADVFGKTYGMEIIGLRYFNIFGPRQDPNGAYAAVIPLFIDAVLKGKSPKMKGDGNQTRDFTFVENCVEANIRAALVQNPEAINQVYNIAVGDRTSLNDLFTILKEEAQSEVNPTYGPERAGDIRDSLADISKARTLLGYDPKIKIKEGLQITLDWFKNNQDFIYNS, from the coding sequence GTGTACGAAAACCCTTTTCACAGCCAACCCCTCAATAATTTATCATTTCTGGTAACCGGCGGCGGCGGCTTTATTGGTTCTAATATTGTGGAGTATTTATTAAAGTATAAGGTGGGCAAAGTTCGGGTACTCGATAATTTTTCGAACGGTTTTCCAAAAAATATTAAAGCCTTCCAGGACGATGCGCGTTTTGAATTAGTAGAAGGCGATATCCGCGACCCAGAAGTTTGCCAACAGGCTTGTGCCGGAATGGATATTGTGCTGCACCAGGCAGCTTTGGGTTCAGTACCGCGCAGCATTAAAGACCCTATTACCACCAACGAAGTAAATATTAGTGGTTTTGTGAATATACTTACCGCCGCCAAAGACCAGCAGGTAAAACGCTTTGTGTATGCGGCTTCCTCCTCTACTTATGGCGACAGCAAAGCCCTGCCCAAAGTAGAAGATAAAATTGGCCGGCCTTTATCGCCGTACGCGGTTACCAAATACGCCAATGAGTTATACGCCGATGTTTTCGGCAAAACTTACGGCATGGAAATCATCGGACTGCGGTATTTTAATATTTTCGGTCCGCGCCAGGACCCGAACGGGGCCTACGCGGCGGTTATTCCTTTGTTTATCGATGCGGTGTTAAAAGGTAAATCGCCTAAAATGAAAGGCGATGGCAATCAAACCCGCGACTTTACCTTCGTAGAGAATTGCGTGGAAGCCAATATCCGGGCCGCGCTGGTGCAAAATCCGGAAGCGATTAACCAGGTATATAATATTGCGGTAGGCGATCGTACTTCGCTCAACGATTTATTTACTATTTTAAAAGAAGAAGCCCAATCAGAGGTAAATCCAACCTACGGACCGGAACGAGCCGGCGATATCCGGGATAGTCTGGCCGATATTTCCAAAGCCCGCACGTTATTAGGTTACGATCCAAAAATTAAAATTAAAGAAGGTTTGCAGATTACTCTGGATTGGTTTAAAAACAATCAGGACTTTATTTATAATAGCTAG
- a CDS encoding acyltransferase, whose amino-acid sequence MDLTPAYLAHETAVIDDNCIIGEGTRIWHFSHIMSGCRIGEQCAIGQNVVISPEVILGNKVKVQNNVSVHSGVICEDEVFLGPSVVFTNIKNPRSAISRRHQYQKTVVKKGATLGANSTILCGITIGEYAFIGAGSVVTKSVLPYALVYGNPARQHGWMSAFGHRLKFNEQGMATCPESQEKYELNQNQVIRISPS is encoded by the coding sequence ATGGATTTAACTCCTGCTTACCTGGCCCACGAAACCGCCGTTATCGACGATAATTGTATTATTGGGGAAGGTACCCGGATTTGGCATTTTTCTCACATTATGTCGGGCTGCCGCATTGGGGAGCAGTGTGCTATTGGGCAAAATGTAGTAATATCGCCGGAAGTAATTTTGGGCAATAAGGTAAAGGTGCAAAATAACGTTTCGGTACACAGCGGCGTAATCTGCGAAGACGAGGTTTTTTTAGGGCCGTCGGTGGTTTTTACCAATATTAAAAATCCGCGTAGCGCTATCAGCCGTCGGCATCAATACCAGAAAACAGTAGTAAAAAAAGGCGCTACTTTAGGGGCCAACAGTACCATTTTGTGCGGTATCACCATCGGGGAATATGCTTTTATTGGCGCCGGCTCGGTTGTAACCAAATCGGTATTACCTTATGCGCTCGTATACGGCAATCCGGCTCGGCAACACGGCTGGATGAGCGCCTTTGGGCACCGCTTAAAATTCAACGAACAAGGTATGGCTACGTGTCCGGAAAGTCAGGAAAAGTATGAGTTAAACCAAAACCAAGTTATCCGAATTTCTCCCTCTTAA
- the prmC gene encoding peptide chain release factor N(5)-glutamine methyltransferase yields MKNLQNLLDYLTQELNLIYDLSEANSIAWLLVEHELGWNRTQISLRKQEPISPEIWQKFTPYLQRLQNHEPLQYITGYAHFYDLELRVTPDVLIPRPETEELVQLTIQENKSLPDLQILDVGTGSGCIAIALSKNLPQATVYGLDVSEPALAVARGNAEQYQLPIHWLQHDIFTSPLPLPPQSLHVLVSNPPYVLESEKNLMRRNVLDFEPPLALFVPDTDALIYYQRIAEVAQQLLLPAGKLYFEINEKYATALETLLQEYHFQNIRTHTDLFGKDRFVSAAYPDTK; encoded by the coding sequence TTGAAAAATTTGCAAAATCTGTTGGATTATCTGACGCAGGAACTAAACTTGATTTACGATCTCTCCGAAGCAAATAGTATTGCCTGGTTATTGGTAGAGCACGAGCTAGGCTGGAACCGGACGCAAATTAGCCTACGCAAACAAGAACCTATTTCTCCGGAAATCTGGCAGAAATTTACGCCGTATCTGCAACGCTTGCAAAACCACGAGCCCTTGCAGTATATTACCGGGTACGCCCATTTTTACGATTTAGAATTACGGGTAACCCCCGATGTGCTGATTCCGCGACCCGAGACCGAAGAATTAGTGCAACTTACCATTCAGGAAAATAAAAGCTTACCAGATCTGCAAATACTGGATGTGGGTACGGGAAGCGGTTGCATTGCTATTGCTTTAAGTAAGAATTTGCCGCAGGCTACCGTGTACGGGCTGGATGTGTCGGAGCCGGCTTTAGCGGTAGCCCGCGGTAATGCCGAGCAGTATCAGTTGCCTATCCATTGGTTGCAGCACGATATTTTTACATCACCCTTGCCGTTGCCGCCGCAGAGCCTGCATGTACTGGTAAGTAATCCACCCTACGTGCTGGAAAGTGAGAAAAACCTGATGCGCCGGAATGTGCTCGATTTTGAACCGCCTTTGGCCTTGTTTGTGCCCGATACCGATGCGCTTATTTATTACCAACGGATTGCCGAAGTAGCGCAGCAGTTACTGTTACCCGCCGGTAAGCTTTACTTTGAAATAAACGAAAAGTATGCTACCGCTTTAGAAACACTATTGCAAGAATATCACTTTCAAAACATCCGGACTCATACCGATTTATTCGGGAAAGATCGTTTTGTGTCGGCGGCGTATCCGGACACTAAATGA
- a CDS encoding phosphatidylserine decarboxylase family protein, translated as MKIHKEGRKILFFTFLGLLIANLLLFRFNAPHETFNKIFLAISGIAFLLLLQFFRSPFRNLITHEDLVIAPADGKVVVIEDVHEPEFFKDTRKQISIFMSPINVHITRNPVSGIVKYFKYHPGNYFVAWHPKSSTKNERTTVVVTSDAGPDILFRQIAGAMARRIVWYVTEGDEVNQGEEFGFIKFGSRVDIFVPLDTDIKVNLGTKTKGGQTVIAQLKTSGSFFG; from the coding sequence ATGAAAATTCACAAAGAAGGACGTAAAATTTTATTTTTTACCTTTCTGGGTCTCCTCATAGCGAACCTGCTTTTATTTCGGTTTAATGCTCCCCACGAAACCTTCAATAAAATTTTCCTGGCAATCTCCGGTATTGCGTTTCTGCTGTTATTGCAGTTTTTTCGGAGCCCGTTTCGCAATTTAATTACGCACGAAGATTTAGTTATTGCCCCCGCCGACGGTAAAGTTGTTGTTATTGAAGACGTACACGAACCGGAGTTCTTTAAAGATACCCGCAAACAGATTTCCATTTTTATGTCGCCAATTAACGTGCACATTACCCGTAATCCGGTTTCAGGAATTGTAAAATATTTTAAATACCATCCGGGTAATTATTTTGTCGCCTGGCACCCCAAATCGAGCACTAAAAACGAACGCACCACCGTAGTAGTAACCTCCGATGCCGGTCCGGACATTTTATTCCGGCAGATTGCCGGCGCCATGGCCCGCCGGATTGTGTGGTACGTAACCGAAGGCGACGAAGTAAACCAAGGAGAAGAATTCGGGTTTATTAAATTTGGCTCGCGCGTAGATATTTTTGTGCCCCTTGATACCGATATTAAAGTAAACCTCGGCACTAAAACCAAAGGTGGTCAAACCGTTATTGCCCAATTAAAAACCAGTGGCTCTTTTTTTGGGTAA
- the rfbB gene encoding dTDP-glucose 4,6-dehydratase, whose product MKILITGGAGFIGSHVVRLFVTKYPQYQIVNLDKLTYAGNLENLRDIEQAPNYSFVKGDIVDASFISQLFAEQQFEAVIHLAAESHVDRSITDPLAFVYTNVIGTVNLLNAARRTWQNNFEGHVFYHVSTDEVYGSLGESGMFTEETKYDPHSPYSASKASSDHFVRAYHDTYGLPVKISNCSNNYGPNHFPEKLIPLAINNIRNGKPVPVYGKGENVRDWLFVKDHATAINAVFHQGKMGDTYNIGGVNEWKNIDLIRLLCDVMDEKTGKPVGTSQQLITFVTDRAGHDLRYAIDSSKIMRELGWQPSVTFEQGLAQTVDWYLQNTEWLEHVTSGTYQDYYEQQYTR is encoded by the coding sequence ATGAAAATATTAATTACCGGTGGGGCCGGCTTTATTGGTTCGCACGTGGTGCGGTTGTTTGTTACTAAATACCCCCAGTACCAGATTGTAAACCTCGATAAGCTAACCTACGCCGGCAATCTGGAAAATCTGCGGGATATTGAACAAGCTCCTAATTATTCTTTTGTAAAGGGCGATATTGTAGACGCAAGTTTTATCAGCCAGTTATTTGCGGAGCAGCAATTTGAGGCGGTTATTCACCTGGCGGCCGAGTCGCACGTAGACCGGTCCATTACCGATCCTCTGGCTTTTGTGTATACCAACGTTATCGGTACGGTAAATTTATTAAATGCCGCCCGCCGCACTTGGCAAAACAACTTTGAAGGGCATGTGTTTTACCACGTTTCTACCGATGAAGTATACGGCTCCTTAGGCGAAAGCGGGATGTTTACCGAAGAAACCAAGTACGATCCGCATTCGCCGTACTCGGCCTCCAAAGCCAGCTCCGACCATTTCGTGCGTGCCTACCACGACACGTATGGGCTACCAGTAAAAATATCCAACTGCTCTAATAACTACGGCCCCAATCATTTCCCAGAAAAATTAATCCCGCTGGCTATTAACAACATTCGCAACGGTAAACCCGTGCCCGTTTACGGCAAAGGCGAAAACGTGCGCGACTGGCTCTTCGTGAAAGATCATGCTACGGCCATTAACGCGGTTTTTCATCAAGGAAAAATGGGCGATACCTATAACATTGGCGGAGTAAACGAGTGGAAAAACATTGATTTAATCCGGCTGCTCTGCGACGTAATGGACGAAAAAACCGGCAAACCAGTGGGAACTTCGCAGCAGCTCATCACCTTTGTCACCGACCGGGCCGGGCACGATTTGCGTTACGCCATTGATTCGTCTAAAATTATGCGGGAATTAGGCTGGCAACCATCGGTTACTTTTGAGCAAGGACTGGCACAAACCGTAGATTGGTATCTCCAAAACACCGAATGGCTGGAACACGTTACTTCCGGCACTTACCAGGATTACTACGAACAGCAATACACCCGATAA
- a CDS encoding MOSC domain-containing protein: MFFPSSEGSALGLLIQTLPQVGNLTWIGIRPARSAPLQTVDTVVALTEQGLAGDHYSGKAGSKRQVTLIQAEHIMTVASMLHRRELDPGLLRRNLVVQGINLLALKDRQFWVGEVLLEMTGLCHPCSRMETNLGPGGYNAMRGHGGITARILQGGRLNLGDAVKIQV; the protein is encoded by the coding sequence ATGTTTTTTCCCAGTTCCGAGGGGTCTGCCTTAGGCCTGTTAATTCAAACTTTACCGCAAGTAGGTAATCTTACCTGGATCGGCATTCGTCCGGCGCGTTCGGCTCCGCTGCAAACCGTAGATACCGTAGTGGCTTTAACCGAGCAAGGTTTAGCCGGCGACCATTATAGTGGTAAAGCCGGCAGCAAGCGGCAAGTAACGCTTATACAAGCGGAGCACATAATGACCGTTGCTTCTATGCTGCACCGTAGGGAGTTAGATCCGGGTTTGCTCCGCCGGAATTTGGTGGTGCAAGGCATTAATTTACTGGCTTTAAAAGATAGGCAGTTCTGGGTAGGCGAAGTTTTACTCGAAATGACGGGCTTGTGCCATCCGTGTTCGCGCATGGAAACCAACCTGGGGCCAGGTGGGTATAATGCCATGCGGGGGCACGGGGGAATTACCGCCCGCATTCTGCAAGGAGGCCGCCTGAATTTAGGCGATGCCGTAAAGATTCAGGTTTAA